One stretch of Aquimarina sp. Aq107 DNA includes these proteins:
- a CDS encoding nucleoside 2-deoxyribosyltransferase domain-containing protein yields the protein MKVITAPTKIELDKNLSVFLAGSIEVGVAERWQDIVINELLEYNVTLLNPRRASWDASWKQTIDNPIFKEQVNWELQALEQSDIIMMYFDKNTKSPITLLELGLFARSGKLIVCCPDEFWRKGNVAIVCERYEVKQVDSLEELINEVKKRVK from the coding sequence ATGAAAGTAATAACAGCACCAACAAAAATAGAACTAGATAAAAATCTAAGTGTTTTTCTAGCAGGTAGTATCGAAGTAGGTGTTGCAGAAAGATGGCAGGATATAGTTATAAATGAGTTATTAGAATACAATGTAACCTTGTTAAATCCCAGAAGAGCAAGTTGGGATGCTAGTTGGAAACAAACAATAGACAATCCTATTTTTAAGGAACAAGTAAACTGGGAACTACAAGCCTTAGAACAGTCTGATATAATAATGATGTACTTTGATAAAAATACTAAGTCTCCAATTACATTATTAGAATTAGGGTTATTTGCTAGAAGCGGAAAACTAATCGTTTGTTGTCCAGATGAATTTTGGAGAAAAGGAAATGTAGCTATTGTTTGTGAGAGATATGAAGTAAAACAAGTAGATAGTTTAGAAGAATTGATTAATGAAGTAAAGAAGAGAGTGAAATGA
- a CDS encoding NADAR family protein, with translation MKYTLQNIQEQFNKGKSLKYLFFWGHTPNKDGSIGKSCFSQWWNQSFEVEGVVYKTAEHWMMAEKARLFEDIEILKEIIDCNQPMEAKQLGRKVKNFDPKVWDAHKYEIVKQGNYHKFSQHQELKEFLLNTKKRIIVEASPRDRIWGIGMGQANEKAQNPNLWRGQNLLGFALMEVRDELDP, from the coding sequence ATGAAATACACATTACAAAACATACAAGAGCAGTTTAATAAAGGAAAGAGTTTGAAATATCTGTTCTTCTGGGGGCATACGCCTAATAAAGATGGAAGTATTGGTAAAAGTTGTTTTAGTCAATGGTGGAATCAGTCTTTCGAAGTAGAAGGAGTTGTCTATAAAACTGCAGAACATTGGATGATGGCTGAAAAAGCCAGATTGTTTGAAGACATTGAAATTTTAAAAGAGATTATTGATTGCAATCAACCAATGGAAGCAAAACAACTAGGTAGAAAAGTAAAGAATTTTGATCCTAAAGTATGGGATGCTCATAAGTACGAAATTGTAAAACAAGGAAACTATCATAAGTTTTCACAGCACCAAGAGTTGAAGGAGTTTTTATTGAATACCAAGAAAAGAATTATTGTAGAAGCAAGTCCAAGAGATCGCATATGGGGAATCGGAATGGGACAAGCTAACGAAAAAGCACAGAATCCAAATTTATGGAGAGGACAAAATCTATTAGGTTTTGCCTTGATGGAAGTGAGGGATGAATTAGATCCATAG
- the prs gene encoding ribose-phosphate diphosphokinase: MQYLHLDQSFTPFDKSIEFTSFVFNGGEPHIKISEKSIGNEVTITHRLNSFNDVGLLLVATDALRRMGVKLINVLIPYFPAARQDRVMVSGESLSVKVYADIINTQNYNQVMVFDPHSEVTPALLNNVKVIENYEYVKQCLNEIKEDVVLISPDGGALKKIYKVSEYLGGIEVVECSKKRDVKTGKLSGFRVYEDDLKGKHCVIVDDICDGGGTFLGLATALKEKNARKLSLIVSHGIFSKGFEELNKSFDTVFTTNSFRDIEEENVVQFSVIK, from the coding sequence ATGCAGTATTTACATTTAGATCAGTCATTTACTCCATTCGATAAATCAATTGAGTTTACTTCGTTTGTTTTTAATGGTGGTGAGCCACATATCAAAATCTCTGAAAAATCCATAGGTAATGAAGTAACAATTACACATAGATTGAATTCATTTAATGATGTTGGTTTATTGTTAGTAGCCACAGATGCGTTGCGTAGAATGGGTGTGAAATTAATTAATGTTTTGATTCCGTATTTTCCTGCTGCAAGACAGGATAGAGTTATGGTTAGTGGAGAATCACTAAGTGTAAAAGTATATGCGGATATTATAAATACTCAAAACTATAACCAGGTGATGGTTTTTGACCCGCATTCTGAAGTAACTCCGGCGTTGTTGAATAATGTAAAAGTGATTGAGAACTATGAGTATGTAAAACAATGTTTGAATGAAATTAAGGAGGATGTGGTATTGATATCTCCAGATGGAGGAGCATTAAAAAAGATTTATAAAGTATCTGAGTATTTAGGAGGAATAGAAGTTGTAGAATGTTCTAAGAAAAGAGATGTAAAAACAGGGAAGCTATCTGGATTTAGAGTATACGAAGATGATCTTAAAGGAAAACACTGTGTAATTGTTGATGATATCTGTGATGGAGGAGGAACATTTTTAGGGTTGGCAACTGCATTAAAAGAAAAAAATGCAAGAAAGTTAAGTCTTATAGTAAGTCATGGAATTTTCAGTAAGGGATTTGAGGAATTAAACAAGTCATTTGATACTGTTTTTACTACCAATTCTTTTAGAGATATAGAAGAGGAGAACGTTGTACAATTTTCGGTCATAAAATAA
- a CDS encoding NUDIX domain-containing protein has product MIRQNIKVAVDAVVFGYKDKTLHVLLIKRDIEPFKDSWALPGGLVLENESLEDAVERELKEETNVTVDYLEQLYSFGKPGRDPRNRVVSITYFGLVKPEHHSIKADTDANDVAWFDINELPELAFDHATILDSAKKRLRNKLTYEPIGFDLLADKFLFSDLEKLYMTILDKQIDRRNFRKKILSFGILEELKEKISEGRGRPANLFKFNQKQYFKLKEEGFLFDIK; this is encoded by the coding sequence ATGATACGCCAAAATATTAAAGTAGCGGTAGATGCGGTAGTCTTTGGATATAAAGATAAAACACTGCATGTGCTTTTAATCAAAAGAGATATAGAACCTTTTAAGGATTCGTGGGCCTTACCTGGAGGTTTGGTGCTAGAAAATGAAAGTTTGGAAGATGCTGTAGAACGAGAACTTAAAGAAGAGACTAATGTTACCGTTGATTACCTAGAACAATTATATTCTTTTGGAAAACCAGGAAGAGATCCAAGAAATAGAGTGGTAAGTATTACTTATTTTGGTTTAGTAAAACCAGAGCATCATAGTATAAAAGCAGATACCGATGCTAATGATGTAGCTTGGTTTGATATTAATGAACTTCCAGAGTTGGCATTTGATCACGCTACAATTCTTGATTCAGCCAAAAAACGTTTACGAAATAAATTGACTTATGAACCTATAGGTTTTGATTTGTTGGCAGATAAGTTTCTTTTTTCTGATCTAGAGAAATTATATATGACGATTCTTGATAAACAGATCGATCGAAGAAACTTTAGAAAGAAAATATTAAGTTTTGGTATTTTGGAAGAATTAAAAGAAAAAATTTCTGAAGGAAGAGGAAGACCGGCAAATCTTTTCAAATTCAATCAAAAACAATACTTCAAGCTTAAAGAAGAAGGTTTCCTTTTCGATATTAAATAA
- a CDS encoding macro domain-containing protein: MRIILSAISDDLIEAWKLYFLEEKDVIIKKEDITKLKCDAVISPANSFGFMDGGLDYALSERFGWDLEKKLQKRIKELPEGELLVGKSLLLETDDDDIPFLISAPTMRVPTNFNIDTSINAYLAMKAILILAKSEVKIKSVAIPGLCTGVGKMKPKICAKQMFIAYQEIILGKKMDFKEFGDAQRYHWDINQKGMIWTN; encoded by the coding sequence ATGAGGATAATTTTATCAGCAATATCAGATGATTTAATAGAGGCTTGGAAACTTTATTTTTTAGAGGAAAAGGATGTCATTATTAAAAAAGAAGATATAACTAAATTAAAATGTGATGCGGTAATTAGCCCTGCTAATTCATTTGGATTTATGGATGGAGGATTGGATTATGCTTTGTCTGAGAGATTTGGTTGGGATTTAGAAAAGAAGCTCCAAAAAAGAATAAAAGAATTACCTGAAGGAGAATTGTTAGTTGGGAAATCTTTGCTTTTGGAGACTGATGATGATGATATTCCATTTTTGATTTCTGCACCAACAATGAGAGTGCCAACGAATTTTAATATTGATACCTCGATCAATGCATATTTAGCAATGAAAGCGATATTAATTTTAGCTAAAAGCGAAGTTAAAATAAAATCTGTAGCTATTCCTGGTTTGTGCACTGGAGTTGGTAAAATGAAACCGAAAATATGCGCAAAGCAAATGTTTATAGCATATCAAGAAATAATTTTAGGAAAGAAAATGGATTTTAAGGAGTTTGGTGATGCTCAGCGATACCATTGGGATATTAATCAAAAGGGTATGATATGGACAAATTAG